In Podospora pseudoanserina strain CBS 124.78 chromosome 5, whole genome shotgun sequence, a single window of DNA contains:
- a CDS encoding hypothetical protein (EggNog:ENOG503PEJC) translates to MVSFTPSLCGKDVECSESTSVADDDITDPDIAVSLQILLSFILPSVAAIIAFLLAWIKIRIPQHQYNCIDDMALSWFKRGPSRSASAWTATSEVSGYQGFILLVNDQMLLTGFGLIIAIYSQICSISMFSFHVACDLAYLCCTVHLATLTVLRFPFKESTKAQRNLRVSLMILGLTGILVCKYLQYSTWEYDNASLAACNISWPRTGSDFEYLWDWFCLVLTLSVNYYQSIVTDVAPRLPSGSDARRKPISSWVLAVLEKLHGCPGAQNDIEKSLEEMQEKNQASSLKRFTSLTTTINKRRSGQISAARLLWAVFANVGFDVVIELQNSIIYDLFLCTFWFALAITDLITSLTHGGVDITPLLEWKFGQVLPVILLVSYALTALGIKSSSRTRRRQSASVSSSLNTASPENLSRSDSGSLDSEVDLGTGPGLPMRSFTNTGFSSQNEDSRSRPTRRVNTVELERAIVPERAKKKPRQKQRSILDVKDYITQPIDLIDFSRREVQGYIGVVVVAAFLFLVGFLVQMYFFFRETVTALTGLHIFLFFHRVVRGSRAIRRIKMERLRREHGILHRQQPTQTLGSQSSASGTTGSNGTSLREENHHFNWQSDERSGAVNPWMYLNVSG, encoded by the exons ATGGTCTCATTTACCCCTAGTCTGTGTGGCAAGGATGTTGAATGCTCCGAGAGCACCAGTGttgccgacgacgacatcaccGATCCTGATATCGCCG TGTCCTTGCAGATCCTTCTCTCGTTCATCCTTCCATCAGTAGCAGCGATAATTGCCTTCTTGTTGGCATGGATCAAGATTCGCATTCCGCAACATCAATACAACTGTATCGATGATATGGCCTTGTCTTGGTTCAAGCGCGGACCGTCACGGTCTGCATCCGCATGGACTGCAACATCTGAAGTCTCCGGTTATCAAGGCTTCATTCTCCTGGTCAACGATCAGATGCTTTTGACTGGATTCGGATTAATCATCGCCATCTATTCCCAGATCTGTTCGATATCGATGTTCTCATTTCATGTTGCTTGCGACCTGGCTTACTTGTGCTGTACTGTGCACCTGGCAACACTGACAGTTCTAAGATTTCCTTTCAAGGAGAGCACGAAGGCTCAGAGAAATTTACGGGTATCGCTAATGATTCTGGGCCTTACTGGCATTTTAGTCTGCAAATATCTGCAGTACAGTACATGGGAGTATGACAACGCTTCACTTGCAGCCTGCAACATCTCTTGGCCACGGACTGGCTCAGACTTTGAATACCTGTGGGATTGGTTTTGCCTCGTGTTGACACTGAGCGTTAACTACTATCAATCCATTGTCACCGATGTGGCTCCCCGGTTGCCCTCCGGTTCTGATGCTCGTCGGAAACCAATCAGCTCATGGGTTCTGGCGGTTTTGGAAAAGCTGCATGGATGTCCAGGAGCCCAAAATGATATTGAAAAGTCCCTGGAGGAAATGCAAGAAAAGAATCAAGCGAGTTCCCTCAAACGGTttacctccctcaccacaaccatcaaCAAGAGGAGGTCAGGCCAAATTTCAGCAGCAAGACTCCTATGGGCGGTTTTTGCCAATGTTGGCTTTGATGTGGTCATCGAGCTGCAGAACTCCATTATTTACGATCTTTTCCTCTGTACATTCTGGTTTGCTTTAGCGATCACTGACCTTATCACCTCGCTTACTCACGGAGGCGTCGATATTACGCCACTTCTGGAGTGGAAATTTGGCCAGGTCCTGCCAGTCATTCTTCTCGTCAGCTATGCTCTAACTGCTCTGGGTATCAAGTCTT CGTCACGCACTCGTCGAAGACAATCGGCTTCAGTGAGTTCCTCACTGAACACGGCATCGCCAGAGAATCTCTCACGTAGCGATTCAGGCAGTTTAGACTCAGAGGTTGATTTGGGCACCGGTCCAGGGCTGCCCATGCGGTCTTTCACAAACACGGGCTTCTCGTCCCAAAATGAGGACTCGCGTTCTCGTCCTACACGGCGTGTCAACACCGTAGAATTAGAGCGAGCTATAGTACCTGAGAGGGCTAAG AAGAAACCCAGACAAAAGCAGAGGTCTATTCTGGATGTCAAGGATTACATCACCCAACCCATTGACCTAATTGACTTCTCTAGAAGAGAAGTCCAGGGCTACATCGGTGTCGTTGTCGTAGCTGCCTTCCTCTTTCTTGTTGGTTTCTTGGTTCAGATgtactttttttttcgagaAACTGTGACGGCACTTACAGGTCTTCACATATTTCTATTCTTCCACCGCGTGGTGAGAGGTAGCCGAGCTATCAGACGGATCAAGATGGAACGGTTGAGAAGGGAGCATGGTATCTTGCATAGACAGCAGCCTACTCAAACCTTGGGATCGCAATCCTCTGCTTCGGGAACGACGGGTAGCAATGGGACGTCTTTGAGGGAAGAGAACCATCACTTCAACTGGCAAAGCGACGAACGGTCGGGGGCCGTCAATCCTTGGATGTATTTGAACGTCAGTGGATAG
- a CDS encoding hypothetical protein (COG:S; EggNog:ENOG503PEMR), with the protein MSPPWKVTFSSDFYLASGTITVDLPARKVLIIHDLTSKTYYLPRGRKDWSEPLEVTAIRETYEEAGCTATLFPVPLSTRCTPPSSTSTHNPQLQKARFDPSGDVLLPNTARLTEPIALMQHPQKKNGALAIVLWYVAIGDSTLPLAKETQMSDEQFEALWVLRRGPG; encoded by the exons atgtCCCCCCCCTGGAAAGtaaccttctcctccgacTTCTACCTCGCCTCAGGCACCATAACCGTCGACCTCCCCGCCCGCAaagtcctcatcatccacgaCCTCACCTCTAAAACCTACTACCTCCCCCGCGGCCGCAAAGACTGGTCCGAACCCCTCGAGGTAACCGCTATCCGCGAAACCTACGAAGAAGCAGGCTGCACcgccaccctcttccccgtcCCCTTATCAACCCGCtgcacccccccttcctccacctccacacACAACCCCCAGCTCCAAAAAGCCCGCTTCGACCCCTCCGGcgacgtcctcctccccaacaccgcCCGCCTCACCGAGCCCATCGCCCTAATGCAGCACCCCCAAAAGAAGAACGGCGCCCTCGCTATAGTCCTCTGGTATGTAGCCATCGGGGACAGCACTCTCCCCCTGGCCAAAGAGACGCAAATGTCTGATGAGCAGTTCGAGGCCCTGTGG GTTTTGAGGAGGGGCCCGGGATGA
- a CDS encoding hypothetical protein (COG:S; EggNog:ENOG503P7H4) — translation MPDLRSSSRTTPSREFYTQYISTLPSSLFGPLIDLRQIHHRINTMSTTPDQTHAPPQDEAKPLPTSTTTSEWETPLIQCFPCGLFWKAIACPCIFYGQTAQRLRDPNLPAEENNADCKDFAVNNVLLSIDIMKHRAEIRKKYSIPGSETKDCLVSCFCCSCAVMQHDGELRGRQEKEGIRVGYKSQAGMVLPGGGERRREGWGEVVQ, via the exons ATGCCAGATCTCAGATCATCCTCCCGAACCACACCCAGTCGAGAGTTTTACACGCAATATATATCAACCCTgccatcctccctcttcggcCCTCTCATCGATCTCCGtcaaatccaccaccgcatTAACACCATGTCGACCACCCCAGACCAGACACACGCTCCCCCCCAAGACGAGgccaaacccctccctacCTCGACGACCACCTCAGAATGGGAAACACCCCTCATCCAATGCTTCCCCTGCGGCCTCTTCTGGAAAGCAATCGCCTGCCCATGCATTT TCTACGGCCAAACAGCCCAGCGCCTCCGAGACCCTAACCTCCCTGCCGAAGAAAACAACGCCGATTGCAAGGACTTTGCTGTGAATAATGTCCTCCTGTCGAT TGACATCATGAAACATCGCGCAGAAATCAGAAAGAAGTACAGCATCCCTGGCAGCGAGACAAAAGACTGTTTGGTGtcttgcttttgctgctCGTGCGCTGTGATGCAGCATgatggggagttgaggggacggcaggaaaaggaggggatTAGGGTTGGGTATAAGAGTCAGGCGGGGATGGTTCtgcctggtggtggggagcggcggcgggagggttggggtgaggtggtgcagtag
- a CDS encoding hypothetical protein (EggNog:ENOG503NVY2; COG:S) encodes MSAPPDQATVDAPPKRNGTTTSALLEKYAKQKERIKTKTGPPGGFDPTPLPDAPPGYTVKFTFYRAFHLPIADLHLHSSDPFIYATLLHAAPTRHKEDPVLTRRTRTLRRTTEPEWREEWIVANVPASGFALKCRLYDEDWPDHDDRLGNVTVRVPHVSEDWEGFGPEGKIFEVKKRSGSRRAYFVHGIRSVFCRNVPLTPRLQLGIEVLGKSDPPHAQVYTVGPTHWVKHYSPMIGWVTGVKVNKDADNDATSSIHSKKSRRTKKFDFQANEIQLAGPVPPKLYHRYVEFRPMIGRMFSSKGLRGRILNAVLHKQHHRVYNFDSSTEYGNFEACSEEASLQFLKMVHFDEGGRIFTYVITLDGLMRFTETGKEFGIDLLSKHSMHSDVATYIACSGEFFIRRLAHPRKSHHRHHSHVSSGESSSTQAPTPPTHPPNENIGDGPPKSPPPPKPQLYQLIIDNDSGTYRPDKSVLPDLQKFLERNLPGMEIKAMHCDEEELKKMKKMQMEIKKKEGPAVRMVLNRSPSSSSFSSDDESRLGDLANLGDDDDDEGGGLGLRSKKERAFDLVQEPQRWREVIGYPKKRKTGDLEKGKGLDGAGDEDEKVGGKVRKEEEEEEEGVKEGGDGKAEGDVKGHGGKTKVDGDVKDLSDSKEQDEKREEKSGDTEGNGSGNGNGDAASSGVETKA; translated from the exons atgTCAGCTCCTCCCGATCAAGCGACGGTCGATGCCCCGCCTAAGCGCAATGGCACGACAACCTCTGCGCTGCTCGAGAAGTACGCgaagcagaaggagaggataAAAACAAAGACAGGCCCTCCAGGCGGATTCGATCCCACGCCTCTGCCAGACGCGCCGCCTGGCTACACTGTCAAGTTCACCTTCTATCGcgccttccacctcccaatTGCCGATCTGCATCTCCACTCCTCAGACCCCTTCATCTATGCGACATTGTTGCATGCCGCGCCGACAAGACACAAGGAAGACCCCGTCTTGACCCGACGAACGCGAACACTGAGGAGAACCACCGAACCAGAATGGAGGGAAGAGTGGATTGTGGCCAACGTTCCAGCGTCGGGATTTGCGCTTAAGTGTCGCCTGTACGACGAGGATTGGCCAGATCATGACGATAGACTGGGCAATGTTACCGTTAGAGTCCCGCATGTCAGTGAGGACTGGGAAGGATTTGGACCTGAGGGCAAGATATTTGAGGTCAAGAAGCGCTCCGGCAGCCGCAGAGCTTACTTCGTCCACGGCATCAGGTCGGTATTCTGCCGCAATGTCCCACTGACACCAAGATTGCAGCTTGGGATCGAGGTGTTGGGAAAGTCGGACCCTCCGCATGCCCAGGTTTATACCGTTGGTCCAACCCACTGGGTGAAGCACTACAGCCCAATGATTGGGTGGGTAACCGGTGTCAAAGTCAACAAGGACGCGGACAACGACGCGACGTCTTCTATCCACTCGAAAAAGAGTCGTCGCACAAAGAAGTTTGA CTTCCAAGCAAACGAGATACAACTCGCCGGGCCTGTACCGCCCAAGCTCTACCACCGCTATGTCGAGTTCCGCCCCATGATCGGCCGCATGTTCTCCTCCAAAGGCTTACGCGGCCGGATTCTCAATGCCGTCCTTCACAAACAGCATCACCGAGTCTACAACTTTGACTCCAGCACCGAATACGGCAACTTTGAAGCTTGCAGCGAAGAGGCTTCTCTCCAGTTTCTCAAGATGGTCCACTTTGACGAAGGCGGCCGCATCTTTACATATGTCATTACTCTTGACGGCCTGATGCGCTTCACCGAGACAGGCAAGGAATTCGGCATCGATCTTTTGTCGAAACACTCGATGCACAGCGACGTGGCCACGTACATAGCCTGCTCGGGCGAGTTCTTCATCCGGCGTCTCGCTCACCCGCGCAAGTcacaccatcgccatcacaGCCACGTCTCCTCGGGCGAATCCTCGTCTACTCAggccccaaccccaccgaCGCATCCGCCCAACGAAAACATTGGCGATGGGCCCCCCAagtcacccccaccacccaagccTCAGCTTTACCAGCTGATCATTGACAATGACAGCGGGACGTATCGTCCGGACAAGTCGGTCTTGCCAGATTTGCAGAAATTCTTGGAGAGGAATTTACCTGGGATGGAGATCAAGGCTATGCACtgcgacgaggaggagctgaagaagatgaagaagatgcagatggagatcaagaagaaggagggtcCGGCTGTGAGGATGGTGCTGAACCGGAGCCCGAGCAGCTCGAGTTTTAGCTCGGATGATGAGTCGAGATTGGGGGATTTGGCGAatttgggggatgatgatgatgatgaggggggggggttggggttgaggagtaagaaggagagggcgttTGATCTTGTGCAGGAGCCgcagaggtggagggaggttATTGGGTAcccgaagaagaggaagacgggGGAcctggaaaaggggaaggggttggatggggcgggtgatgaggatgagaaggttGGTGGGAAGGttaggaaggaggaggaggaggaggaggagggggttaaagagggtggggatggtaAGGCTGAGGGAGATGTTAAAGGGCATGGGGGAAAGACaaaggttgatggggatgtgaAGGATCTTAGTGACTCGAAAGAACAGGacgagaagagggaggaaaagAGCGGCGATACTGAAGGTAATGGTAGCGGTAATGGTAATGGTGATGCCGCAAGTTCAGGGGTTGAGACCAAGGCGTGA
- the NAT4 gene encoding N alpha-acetyl-transferase (COG:S; EggNog:ENOG503P495) translates to MMKSKRSRAATSPIEVANRKTDEEFIADYLLPDNAKESSWVTAWTHPRTGAKYTISLAQPANLKQEDLDACFDLLVETSKKDYENSAGRWHPDKKLNEMRSPELRYVLVKEEETGKLRGFTSLMPTYEEGEPVVYCYEVHLKPDLQGTGLGSLLMSFLTAVAVNLPPITKVMLTCFLSNARGLAFYRKLGFERDDISPVPRILRGKVIEPDYLIMSKRIRPDSESN, encoded by the exons ATGATGAAGTCAAAGCGCTCGAGAGCAGCGACCAGCCCCATCGAGGTTGCCAATCGCAAGACTGATGAAGAGTTTATTGCTGACTATTTGCTTCCTGA CAACGCCAAGGAATCCTCCTGGGTGACAGCCTGGACTCACCCAAGGACGGGAGCCAAATACACAATCAGCTTGGCACAACCGGCAAACCTCAAACAAGAAGATCTCGATGCTTGTTTTGACCTTCTTGTCGAAACAAGCAAGAAGGACTATGAGAATTCGGCAGGGAGGTGGCACCCGGACAAAAAGCTCAACGAAATGAGGTCTCCAGAACTGAGGTATGTCCTTgtcaaggaggaagagactgGCAAACTTCGGGGTTTCACGTCTTTGATGCCGACTTACGAGGAGGGAGAACCGGTGGTGTATTGTTATGAGGTTCATCTGAAGCCAGATCTGCAGGG GACCGGGTTGGGATCTTTACTGATGAGCTTCCTTACGGCTGTTGCTGTTAATTTGCCGCCGATAACCAAGGTTATGCTCACTTGTTTCTTGTCCAACGCTCGTGGGTTGGCGTTTTATAGGAAGCTTGGGTTTGAGAGGGATGACATCTCCCCTGTGCCGAGGATTCTACGGGGGAAGGTGATCGAGCCGGATTATTTGATTATGAGCAAGAGGATAAGGCCGGATTCTGAGTCTAACTAA